The genomic interval atggactttatatgtaggtaccacaaaaacataatatatagtttTAACAGAAGattagcgctgtcaaatgccttttcatcgtcatcatcatcagccaataatcatccactgctggacataggcctctcccaaggagcgccacaacactcggtcctcggccttccaaTGCCTTTTAattgtgtaaattttttgtgGAGGGTAAGGAATACAGGATTCTACTCTTTCTTTTCTGTATTTCTTATAATGTCAtgacaataaaaatatgctgtTAGTCTATATTTCTGATTCGGGGTTTTAATTAAGTGATTCTGATTCTGTCCGACCGGATTCGGTCACGGCGACTGTTACGGCTGGGGAGGGCGTCGGTCGTGTGCCCTCATATGACTTATGTTTGCGTACGTAGCCATTTGGCACAATACCATTCCAATTATTTTGCATTCTATGTACTTTGCGTCCACTAAAATACgttgttgttttttaatagtttttatatttatatacctctatcacaaattaaatataagtacttatgtcgTTTCTTGTAAAGATTAAGTGCCTTGAAATATGCAATTAATTATGAGATTAATTTTGGTTTAACTAAATGGAATACTTGCTACAAGATACTAAAATTGTTTTTGGTCTTTGACCTTTTAAAGATTCTTAATCTAATTcaaggtacttatacttacacttgttttaaaaaaaaattaagtaggtacaaatgttatattttccATGTTTAGTTGTATACTTCTTCATAGTGTACTTCCTTATTTTCTACTTAGTATTATGTAtacatttacctacttatttttctGTATGTTGTGTTGTGATTCAAAATGATTCTTAAAGcataataatactaataaagTTGTTGTTGATTAATACTTttggtttaattttataaactcAAAAGTACCCGGGACTACAAGGTTTTATTTCTAAGCATACTTGATCTAGCTACTCAATAAATACAGGAGGTATGGCATGTAGTATgaagaataattttattatgacaaTTTATTTCATGATTCACTACTTCTCTGGAGTGTTGGTGAAATAACACTAGAGCTATAGACATCCTAGCGTCAGCAATGTTTAAACCAGGTTTTTGAACTAATTATCTGTCGGTTTTGCTTGTTCTAAACCACGTGTTTAGAACTGAGTTCGATAGCATTTAGAGTGTCCGCACACGACCCGCTTGCAGTAGAGCGTTTTGGTGAACGCACACGTCCAACAAAGAACCgggcataaatattatacaaatgTGGAGAAAGAAAAATCTAAAAGTCGGTCGTGTGCGGGCACCCTTAGCAAGTCCAAAAATGTGACTTGGTATTATTCTTGCCAAACTCAAACGTGACGAAGACGTTAAGTGGGCTTTGCAATATCTGTCTCTCAGAAGCTCCAAATAGTCGTCAAACCGGTCCAGGCTGTCACTTGGTCAGTGTTTTAAGGTCACCGGGTTAAATTACTGCAACCCATACGTAGCCTCCAAGTTTGCTTAGCAAGCGCTCCTAATATTtatgactagctgttcccgcgagaaTGGTTtgtccgtgggaattccgggatacaAAGTCGCCTGTCAGCTTTccgaatacctacttaccagaCACAACAAAATAGCTCCATccccgtgaaagagtaacaaagaTTTTAGTCCATCCTTTCACCTTTCACTTTTGATATTTGTAGGATGTCTCCCTTCACTTGGTTTTCTCTGTAAGGGCACCACACTAGGATAGGAGGATAGACCTCTGTCGATATACTCACATTACAGTTATGGTGTATTCACGCATGACGTAGTTTTccttattaagtaggtatacttccGTTATTCGATCAATACCGTAACGTAAGTTAGATCTAGATTTCAGATGAAGATACCAATTTAAGTAGGGACCTATTGGTAGGTATAGATACTTtcctaggtacctaaatagATCACCGTGGCAGAgggtttataaatagaaagtaCATGtgttagtttaaaaataaaatatatttcttcaTTACAAACTAAGCTTCATTTATTCTTGATTAACAATGATATGGAAGACGACACAAGTTTAGAATAATGTACCTACGACAGGACTTAAAGTTTCCATCGGGAATGTAGGCTTGAGGATGGCGGAAGATTTTACATACCCACACACGAGTTTAGAATACAACTTTTTCGGTTATTCGATGGAGCTTGTAAGTCGTTTCGCGGTATACAAAAAAGGTGTATTTTTAATGTCAAGTCTTATGTTCTATAGCTATTTACTACAGCCATGATTTTTAAGGCCCTAAAAGTAGATAAACAACGGTttttatagtgccacaaacttatctgttccggtgagagctcacgtaaatgtctgatatttattcattctataagattttaagattTCCCATAGTAGAAATTCGCCCTTGCGGTGTTAtcaaacccatctaatctttaacaatatacaattcattagtaagtaatgagatattaatcaatttagtttgctcttaccggaacagataagtttgtcgcactgttcCCACATGCATGCGGCATTTTGAACGAACCTCATAACAGTACGttcattttacaatatttcctGCTGTAGAAGCAATATAAAGATGATAGCTCATGAGTGTAGCAACACTAACTTCtaattaatgaaattattttttaatgatgCGTTTTCTTCAAAATCATAAAGGTAAAAGAATACTGCTATTGTAACTAAAAGCTATAAATTGGcagtaaaacattaaatatttagaattaaACACATCTAAGCTTATTTAGCTTAAAACaatctaaaattaaatgtaggtaagtatataatattacttacatcGGAATCTcagttttaacttttttacttatgtttttaatttttcgatttattttataaataattgtttacaatataataaaattcaaatacaGAATTACCTTCAAACCCTTTAGCTAATCACAAGATTTTACATAAACACTAAACAATATTCGTTCGACTATCATAACTAATCATAAGAAGTTTAcatcatcaataaataaaatactccTTTTCAGCTAGTAAGGGTAGGGTAAATATTGAATGCACTTAGTAAATTAATAGcccatttcatattttttttaaattttagttcATTCAAACCAGAATTTTAAATCAAACTAAATCTCTATGAATCCCTCCAAAACAttcgataaaatataagtCAGTAAACATAAAAAGGTAGTTTGTTATAAAAAGCAACAGATTTTACTCTACCGTTCTTAGCTGAAAATTATTACTATTAAgtacacattatattttaaattagttaattatacacgcataataatagtaaattgTGCGAATCGGACGCAAAGGAAGTGGTTTTAGAAtccgtatttataaatatttactgaTAGTCAAGGTACATACATCTTATACACAGTACTGTGGAtgtttaggtaagtatgtacttatacctatttcATAATCATATAAAGaacattaggtaggtattggtTTAGCTAAAAGATGACTAGTTGATTTTACAGAATATAAAAGAAATGTGTTGAATGAATTGCGCATAattcatcaatatttttgatagaCAAATACGTTTTAGGGATGTTTAATGAATTCAAtaaacaaatgtttttttaattgattacttaatttattataggttCTTCATAAGACAATCACATGCTAGCTCGTCTAGTTATcaactataattattagtttCATTCGAAAACAAATAACTTCATCTATTATttctataacaaaaaaaacaacataatatattatgatctCTATTAATCCGatacttttttattaactttagAAGCAAAACAAATAACAATATACTTAGGTGTGTATATGGaccagtaggtacatatccattttaatgaaaatataaaaatggtGTCATTTAATATCATTACAATATTATACCAAATTACCTTCCTTTccataaatgtataaatgtCAAGATTCAAGATATATGATATTAACAATTactgttttttatgtatattcaTGTATAGGTACTGAATACATACGAGTACTACAGTACCCGACATAATAAGAAATCTATAGCCCGCACCATATAAGAATATCCTAAAATAAATAGTCTCTATAATATTAAGCCTCCAGAATAGTTTATGGTTTCACTGATATCCATTGAAATTTAGCATTCACTTGTAACAGATAACTGATTTATTGTTGATATTTTTCGAGTAattttacagtatttttttgttgttatactttaaacatttaaaCTCAAAACATAAATCTAAAGCGTTAAACCTTTCAGATAACAACAATATCACCATTTtctaaaacacacacacaaaacaacATGCTCTACTCACAGTAAAAGTAGAAACGCACCTATATTCGATACCATCTTACACCACTTCTGTCCCCAAGAGACATCAAAACCTTCCATCAGCATTCTACTGAACGCTTCGTGTTATAACTTCTGAGGCACAGTTAAGGTGAAACCAATCGGATCTGTGAATGTTGCTTGTTGAACATTAACCGTAGATCTGTTATGACGCATGTGACTCTTGACCAGATCAGAATTGACCAGAGCAGCCATCAAGCTAAGCTCTCCAGCTAACACCGTCGCGCAGATCAAAGAAGCTAGCCTAGCGCTATTTTCAGCTGGGCGTTTACCCGCACCTTTGACGCCCAAGATCTCGAGACAAGCCCCTTGGCCTGACAGGACTGTTCCACCGCCAACTGTGCCCACTTCCAGACAAGGCATGGTACAGGTCACGTATAAGTCTTCCCCGTGTTCGCCGCATGGTTCCATGCTGGTGGAACATTGGCTGCTTGTGACATTCTGGGCTGGATCTTGCCCTGTGGCTATGAATATAGCTGTCACCATGTTGGCTGCGTGTGCGTTGTTGCCACCAATAGATCCCGCTAGAGCCGAGCCAGATAGGTTCTTGATCTTGTTGCATCTGGCCAAAGTTCTGGCGTCGGTTTTGAAGACATTTCTGAGCGCTTCGTTAGTGATTGTCGTTTCGCAAACCACTCTTTTACCTCGGCCTTTCACCCAGTTAATAGCAGCCGCTTTCTTATCCGAACAGTAGTTTCCGGACAGACTGATAACTTCCATGTCTGGGAAGTAGGTTTTCAGGAGTTTCAGGGCGTTTTCAGCACCCTTGGATACCATGTTCATGCCCATAGCGTCACCTGTAGTCGCTCTAAAGCGAAGATATAAGGTAGCACCGTCAACTCCTATGTGGACTTCTTGGAGTCTTGCAAATCGGGATGTGGAGTCGAAAGCATCCTTGATGATGGCATAGTTAGCCGCGTTGTCTAGCCACTGCCTGACCTCATGTGCACGGACTACATTGGGGAATCTGACAGCGGGTGCTCGCGTCATGCCGACATCTTCCACTACTGATATCACTCCTCTCGTTCCAATCGCTTTGGCCCCTCTGTTGGTCGACGCTACTAAAGCCCCTTCTGTCGTAGCCATTGGGATCATGTACGGTTTGCCGTCGACGTATAAAGGACCGGCGTATCCTACTGGCACTCCGATGAAGCCGATGACGTTTTCGCAGCAAGCGTTCAGGACTTTGCTGTAATCGTAGTTCAGGTATGGAAGCTGTTTGACGGCATCTTCGGTTTGGAAACGTGCTGACACGACTCTGCGGCGCAGTCGCACTCCTCTCAGAGGATCGCCGAGAACTGATTCAAGTCTGTGAAGAGGAATGTGCGACTGTTCCACCAGCATCACCACTTCTTCGTCACTCAGAGACACGCAGCCACCTTCAGAGCGGTAGATTTCGAGGCATTCTGCCATTGGTCGTTTCTTGGCGTTGAGTTTGGAGGCAGATGAACTGGGCGACAGTACCGGCCAATCAGAATCATCTATGTTCGGCACTGAGTCTTCAGTTTGCGTGGAAACCTCGCTGTTAGCATCGTCTCCTACAGAGAACAGTGGTCGTCTGCCAGGCGCCAGATTGGTGGACGATGAAGATTTTTCTCTTTTATGTTTGGTCACTTCTTTAACGGTCATGTCGTTCATATCGATAATGAGGTTCCTTGGTTCTTCGAAGAAAATAAACTTGATAATGAGAGCAATGAGCAGTGTGGCTATGACAATGTAGTCTGCACTCACCGAGAACCACTTGACGTACGAATTTAGAAGGACGTTCTCACCATCCATAGGTGTCGAAGTGTCATTCATGGGACCCTCAATGTTTGAGATATCGTTGCTCCACGGCCATCGGCTGGTTAAGTGCACACAGAGGAGTCCCGCTGCCATTATCATCTTAACTCTCTGCACCACAGGGTTGGGCTTCAAAGCTACTTCAGAGAACGGATGGTCAGACGTCGCGTCCTTTCTTCCAGACGTGAAATCCGCCACCAGCGACAAGCACGCCGGGTAGAACGACACAAAAACCACATAATCCACCAGTAAAGCTATGCAGGCAAATGTGCACATATGTTCCAACCGAGGTACCCCAGACAACGCTCCAACTCCGACCAATAGGATCGCGAGGAGCGTGTCCAAAGTAGCCGTAGGTCCCAACAGGGCCAAGGCTTTCCCGACCCTCTTCCCTTGATCCTCGCCAGCGGCCCACCCAGCCCGCGCCATCCTCGCCCCTCTAGCCACATCTGCGACTAGAAGGAATAGAAAAGGCGCATCCTTTATGCTGGCGAGCTCGCTCCAGAACAAATTGGCCAAGGCTGAAGTGAATACAAAACTGGCGAAGGTGGAAAACATGCCAGCTATGATCAGCAGGTATTTGGACGCGATTTTATGTAGGTTCATCACTTGGTAGTAGGCGTATAGGAGGGCAGCGCATCGGACTATGGTCATGATGACTGCGTCTGCCGCTTGGTACTCTGCCTCGAGGCCTGGGCAGGCTCTAGCCCAGCCGGCGCACCTCTCAGCTCCGTTGCCGACGCCATGCCGCTCCACACTCGCTGCGCAAGCCAGCAGAGCTAGTGTGGCCACTATAACCTCCCATTGGTGCCGCGCGCAGAATTCTCCATGGGCGCCCCAAACCTGCATCCTTGTGTCAGGGTTACTGCTATGTAGCTGTGTGACAGCTGATATCTGGAAAGATGGAGAAAGATCGGTTAGACAGGTGgctagatatttatttaaacactttattgtatgtatacacaaattacacagtttaaagtaaaagttaaCAAGTACAAGAAAGAACAatacaagtatatatatacaaaggcggacttatcgcctaaacgcgatttcttccagtcaacctttATGGTGTGGAAATAAAAGTAAGCCTATAactcttaaaattaaataaaactactgtATACACAGAGACAATCAAGTGTAACCTAatccaaatttaaataaacatatctAACTATAACCTAACACATACTTGTACTTATTTCACAAATCAATAGCTGGggtagtataataattataacagaTTGGGAAATAAATATAAGCGCCACATTAGGTAGGCGCTGCCTGCATCCTATTAATATATGCGGCGATACTTTTCTTATGATAACTAATAATTGGGCGAGGTTTATAAATCTACCTTTGATACTTCGTTACGTAATCTATTGCATAATCACTAAAGGACAAACCAAAATCATTTTCGTTGAACAAAAAAGAGAGTTTTAGATCATGTCCCAAAAACGTGTCAAACCGGTGACCTCTCTAAAACAGAGGTGTTCTAATAATAGTCCCACAATAACGACTTTACAAAGAATCGATGCATTAGACTCGTTTTGTTGCCATGTTAAAAATAGATGCTTTATAACCAATCACCATTTAAGTGCGATGGCGCTAGGCTGAACATGTTGTACCGTTCTTAATTCGAGATCCGTAAGGATGAATTTTGAACCATATACTTTAGCCAAGACATGTCATCAATAAATAGTCAAGCAATCAGATTTCCCGCGAGTTTCACTTCACCTTAAAAGGTTTTCGTGGCGGTGGGAATAATTAATTGcacaattataaataaactagctgttcccgcgagcttcgctttgccttaaaaagatttcccgtgggaattccgcgataaaaagtagcctattaCCTATTAATCCAGGGTCTTAgttaactccataccaaatttcattaaaatcggttcagccgttttgacgtgagaagtaacaaacatacacactcactttcgcctttatactATTAGCAGGATATGATTTGTACACATTCGAACTTTATGCTAATACCATTCTCTTCCAGTGCCTTCCAATAAATTGATAATGTTTGCCTACTGGGATCGTAGCCATAGTGTCGATAAGTATATCAACAAGTTAAGGTTAATCTTACTAAACCGGTCGTGGTTTTGTAATCAAGCTAGGCAGTATGGCGAAACATGCAATTCAACAGCTACGCATGTTTTATACGTAAAACGCGTGAATTATTTGACGAAACCAACTTTACATAGATTCGCGACTACGGTTAGGcaagcgtgggacaccctctggTATGCTTTAGGCCCTTAGGCAATATAGGTACAGGAAAACTCGTAAGTTAACGTTAGGAGGTGGTACAAATAGTAATTCCAGACGGGATTacgtattaaattaatattaaagtacactcacggcaatgaaaaaattccacTCTCAATATTCCGCCACCAAACGATCCCaatattttcaaacatttaatttaaaatctgaacaaaatattaccaattttacttggtaatatcctgatgcgctgttaatgTAATTCAATATTGTAGACGTCACTAAGCAACCTTCTTCCGTTTAAGTagtttggtgcttttctcacttcttcttcttctttcgtgtcagtgaacatgctaattaaatttgtccagaacaaaaagaagcaaatttgatagcattctggttggcctggagtaagtcttcccgagtgcaggtggaagggcacaggggacaggagagtaaaaTGTTCCATAGTCTGGGtggcggtaccacagtcgcataggttggtacggtcaggtgcaaagaaacctgacccccgtctcatactaacaatgcttctgaggggggtcaggtttatctgccccttactgtaccaaccgtatagccccacttgcagagattgtccttgcagcaACCTACCTCttctcagtggaactttttcattgctcgcgatcGTCTAAAACATTGCGCTGTAAAGTCGAGCCTCTCCTGATAAATGGGGTAATGGACGTAAATATTAGCATCGAATATTAAACAGTGTATGTAAACATTGCGTAACATTTTGCGGTTTTTAGAGGTCACCGTGATATAGCGACGCATTCGAGTAGTTTTTACGCAAAAATCACACAGATTTTCTTATTGTGTGATGAATAAGAGATTCATgagattttttaatattaagtttacttttttggttgtgtttaatttattttatctatctatataaataaaaatgaattgatGTCCCTTAGTCTGCATAAAACTAGAAAACAGCTGAACCGATTTGGCTAATTTTGATCTTGAAATATTCgtggaagtccagggaaggtTTAAAAGGTAAGTAGGGTAGGGTAGAGTAGGGTAAGAGACGGCATGAAGTTCGCTTGTCCAACTAGTATTTAACTATAGCTATGGAGTGTCATACACTCTATTATAGCTTCTATAATACTAAATGACGCCTTTGGTAATAAGATCACATTGAAAGACAAACAGATCAATAGATGTCAATCAATTGAACAAATTGAGTGCAATAAAATTGTTCTCGTAACGACCCCGGAAAAAATAAATCTAGACTGAGCTTTCTAGAACCAAGTTGTTCTCCATatttgtatataaaatatagaaaaacgattaaataaaaatataaacagtcatacaaaaaatatggcagcgacgacgcaacgcaccaatggggcctcTCCCTTAGACAGCGTAGCAACCGGTGCACCGTTCAGCGATCTGAGCGAAACTATGCTTAGATGAACAATATACGACCAAGATAGTGTGTCATATACAAGTGAAAAGcaaaaaaactgtccgcattttgtttactgtcaaaccgttttgagttcaacctaatgataaccattgtaccaatgaataaagttacAAATCTAATAGCCGAACTAATTAAAAATTTCTTATTTTGTGGacacgtttcttttgcactgacccTCCATCTTGTACttatatcgttaatctaagaaACCATGCCATGAAAACTCAACAAAATCTAGCTTGGGGCATGCTTCGATTCCTAATCAGTACAATTATTCTATTGTGTACTGTAAATAGAAGGAAGTGTATACACATACACCTGCCTCTTAACTGATCTGGGAATCGCTTTACGTCAAACGCACTTAAGGGGAAGCgctattttttgtttacacaaGTTGTTAGTATGGAAGTCGGTTTTCCCGTTATGAGTCATCTCGCCTTAATTAATCTGAAGCCCGAATTACTGTGACCGAATTACccgaagtaaaaaaaaagatttttaaggGGGCATCAGGTGGGCTGGTCATAATATCTGCCCAAataccgataaccgttggggtagacgagttttCGAGGTAAGACTACGAACACGCCAACGCAGTGTGAGATGCCCTGCTGCCCAATGggccgacgaccttaggcgggtcgCCGGTAGTGCCTGGACGAGGACGGCCAAGGACCGAGTGCAGTGGCGCtacttgggagaggcctatgtccagcagtggattattattggctgatgataattattattatcagg from Plutella xylostella chromosome 2, ilPluXylo3.1, whole genome shotgun sequence carries:
- the LOC105398578 gene encoding 3-hydroxy-3-methylglutaryl-coenzyme A reductase, with amino-acid sequence MQVWGAHGEFCARHQWEVIVATLALLACAASVERHGVGNGAERCAGWARACPGLEAEYQAADAVIMTIVRCAALLYAYYQVMNLHKIASKYLLIIAGMFSTFASFVFTSALANLFWSELASIKDAPFLFLLVADVARGARMARAGWAAGEDQGKRVGKALALLGPTATLDTLLAILLVGVGALSGVPRLEHMCTFACIALLVDYVVFVSFYPACLSLVADFTSGRKDATSDHPFSEVALKPNPVVQRVKMIMAAGLLCVHLTSRWPWSNDISNIEGPMNDTSTPMDGENVLLNSYVKWFSVSADYIVIATLLIALIIKFIFFEEPRNLIIDMNDMTVKEVTKHKREKSSSSTNLAPGRRPLFSVGDDANSEVSTQTEDSVPNIDDSDWPVLSPSSSASKLNAKKRPMAECLEIYRSEGGCVSLSDEEVVMLVEQSHIPLHRLESVLGDPLRGVRLRRRVVSARFQTEDAVKQLPYLNYDYSKVLNACCENVIGFIGVPVGYAGPLYVDGKPYMIPMATTEGALVASTNRGAKAIGTRGVISVVEDVGMTRAPAVRFPNVVRAHEVRQWLDNAANYAIIKDAFDSTSRFARLQEVHIGVDGATLYLRFRATTGDAMGMNMVSKGAENALKLLKTYFPDMEVISLSGNYCSDKKAAAINWVKGRGKRVVCETTITNEALRNVFKTDARTLARCNKIKNLSGSALAGSIGGNNAHAANMVTAIFIATGQDPAQNVTSSQCSTSMEPCGEHGEDLYVTCTMPCLEVGTVGGGTVLSGQGACLEILGVKGAGKRPAENSARLASLICATVLAGELSLMAALVNSDLVKSHMRHNRSTVNVQQATFTDPIGFTLTVPQKL